One Candidatus Binataceae bacterium DNA window includes the following coding sequences:
- a CDS encoding helix-turn-helix domain-containing protein, giving the protein MAASDEIFTIKELSEHLRVHPTTIYRLLRQGRLPGFRVGSNWRFNRTAIEQWEMAQVSGGAPIATRGRRKGA; this is encoded by the coding sequence ATGGCTGCGTCGGACGAAATCTTCACGATAAAGGAACTCTCGGAACACCTGCGCGTTCATCCCACGACGATTTATCGTCTATTGCGGCAAGGGCGTCTGCCCGGCTTTCGCGTCGGCAGTAACTGGCGCTTCAACCGCACTGCGATCGAGCAGTGGGAAATGGCGCAAGTCTCCGGCGGGGCGCCCATCGCCACGCGTGGTCGGCGCAAAGGCGCATGA
- a CDS encoding alpha/beta fold hydrolase, producing the protein MPTKYVDVRGFATYYYYVGKTTLPDVIPDFSRGRALILIHAAGSNAHAWHRQYDHLGAAHSPIAPDLPGHGRSAGVEGLGTIGDYADFVVAFLDALKLATAVIVGRSMGGAVAMDLAARYPSRVQGLVLMATAAKFSLPDELRETWRAVTMGRMGQPFENGGYAPKTIAEHPEVIREGWGEQIRTDPRVRWGDIVAASQVDLRAALERIAAPTLILAGRDDATTPPADAEFLQQHIKGARLEVIADAAHNLTTEQPAAVNAALEKFLSALS; encoded by the coding sequence ATGCCGACCAAATACGTAGACGTTCGTGGCTTCGCAACCTATTACTACTACGTCGGTAAGACGACGCTGCCCGACGTCATTCCTGACTTCTCGCGCGGCCGCGCGCTGATCCTGATTCATGCGGCCGGGTCGAACGCGCATGCGTGGCATCGGCAGTACGATCATCTGGGTGCGGCGCACAGCCCGATCGCGCCGGACCTGCCCGGGCACGGGCGCAGCGCCGGGGTCGAAGGTCTGGGCACCATTGGGGACTACGCGGATTTCGTCGTCGCATTCCTCGACGCGCTCAAGCTCGCGACGGCGGTGATCGTCGGCCGCTCGATGGGCGGTGCGGTCGCGATGGATCTCGCGGCGCGCTATCCGTCGCGGGTGCAGGGGCTGGTTCTGATGGCGACCGCGGCGAAATTTTCCCTCCCCGACGAACTCCGTGAGACCTGGCGCGCGGTCACAATGGGGCGGATGGGGCAGCCGTTCGAGAATGGCGGCTACGCGCCCAAGACGATCGCCGAGCATCCGGAGGTCATCCGCGAGGGCTGGGGCGAGCAGATTCGCACCGATCCGCGAGTGCGCTGGGGCGATATTGTGGCGGCTTCGCAGGTCGATCTGCGCGCGGCGCTCGAGCGCATCGCGGCGCCCACGCTGATCCTCGCCGGCCGCGACGACGCGACGACGCCCCCTGCCGACGCGGAATTTCTCCAACAGCACATCAAGGGCGCGCGCCTTGAAGTAATTGCCGACGCGGCCCACAACCTGACGACCGAGCAACCCGCCGCCGTCAACGCGGCGCTGGAAAAGTTCTTGTCCGCACTAAGCTAG
- a CDS encoding acetyl-CoA acetyltransferase, whose product MSLSRKTAVAGVYEHPSRFAPDKSMYQIMAESIRGALDDCGLTIKDVDGLFSAGIGMSVMGIVGLCDYLNLTPNYMDGTNMGGSSFVAHTAHAAAAIHAGLCDVAVIVYGSTAASSRFAVGTGGGAGGDPCHQFESPYGPTTVGAYAMIAQRHMHDYGTTPEQLAEIAVTMRHHASLNPAAKYRDPITVADVLASRVISSPLHLLDCCMISDGGGALVVTSAARARDLKKKPAYILGTGETARHAARGQRDFLEIAANQSGRLAFERAGISQADIDMAMIYDSFTITVLATLENLGFCKRGEGGAFVSGGRLRYDGALPINTDGGGLSSNHPGMRGIFLVIEAVKQLRGECGPRQVKDCALALCHGTGGELGTRHSGATLILSNQ is encoded by the coding sequence ATGAGTCTGAGTCGCAAGACCGCCGTCGCGGGCGTTTACGAACATCCCAGTCGTTTCGCTCCCGACAAAAGCATGTACCAGATCATGGCGGAGAGTATCCGCGGCGCGCTCGACGACTGCGGGCTGACGATCAAGGACGTCGACGGGCTTTTCTCGGCCGGCATCGGCATGAGTGTGATGGGCATTGTCGGGCTTTGCGATTACCTCAATCTGACGCCGAATTATATGGACGGCACCAACATGGGCGGGTCGTCGTTCGTCGCCCATACCGCTCATGCGGCGGCCGCGATCCACGCCGGGCTGTGCGACGTCGCCGTCATTGTCTATGGCTCGACTGCGGCGTCGTCGCGCTTCGCCGTGGGCACCGGCGGCGGGGCTGGCGGCGATCCCTGTCATCAGTTCGAGTCGCCCTACGGGCCGACGACGGTCGGCGCCTATGCGATGATCGCGCAGCGCCATATGCACGATTATGGCACGACGCCTGAGCAGCTTGCCGAAATCGCCGTCACGATGCGTCATCATGCGTCGCTGAATCCGGCCGCCAAATATCGTGATCCGATCACGGTCGCCGATGTCCTGGCCTCGCGCGTCATCTCGTCGCCCCTGCATCTGCTCGATTGTTGCATGATCAGCGACGGCGGCGGGGCGCTGGTCGTGACCTCGGCCGCGCGCGCGCGGGACCTCAAGAAAAAGCCTGCCTATATTCTCGGCACAGGCGAGACCGCGCGTCACGCGGCGCGTGGCCAGCGCGACTTTCTGGAAATCGCCGCGAATCAATCCGGCCGCCTCGCTTTCGAGCGCGCCGGGATTTCGCAAGCCGATATCGACATGGCGATGATCTACGACTCGTTCACGATCACGGTGCTCGCGACGCTCGAAAATCTGGGCTTCTGCAAGCGCGGCGAGGGCGGCGCTTTCGTGAGCGGCGGACGCCTGCGCTACGACGGCGCATTGCCGATCAACACTGATGGTGGCGGGCTTTCGTCGAACCATCCGGGGATGCGCGGCATCTTCCTTGTCATCGAGGCGGTCAAGCAGTTGCGCGGCGAGTGCGGCCCGCGCCAGGTTAAGGATTGCGCACTCGCCTTATGCCATGGGACCGGCGGCGAACTCGGAACGCGTCACTCCGGCGCGACCCTGATTCTCAGCAATCAGTGA
- a CDS encoding Zn-ribbon domain-containing OB-fold protein — MADEKEKKRYAKPLPHIDEEMRPWWEAAQRHELYIQKCRDCGDLRFHPRALCTGCLSSRVEWLKCGGRGKIYTFTVTNQNASSGFRDALPYVLAWVELDEGVKLLTNIVQCPPAQVKIDMPVEAVFEDVTPEVTLVKFRPVNVPG; from the coding sequence ATGGCCGACGAAAAAGAGAAAAAGCGTTACGCGAAACCGCTTCCGCATATCGACGAAGAGATGCGGCCGTGGTGGGAAGCCGCCCAGCGTCACGAGTTGTATATCCAGAAGTGCCGCGATTGCGGCGACCTGCGTTTTCATCCGCGCGCCCTCTGCACGGGCTGTTTGTCTTCGCGGGTCGAGTGGCTCAAATGCGGCGGACGTGGCAAAATCTATACCTTCACCGTTACCAACCAGAACGCGAGTTCCGGTTTTCGCGACGCGTTGCCCTATGTGCTGGCCTGGGTTGAACTCGACGAAGGGGTCAAGCTGCTGACTAATATCGTTCAGTGTCCGCCAGCCCAGGTCAAAATCGATATGCCCGTCGAAGCGGTCTTCGAGGACGTCACGCCCGAGGTCACGCTCGTCAAGTTTCGCCCGGTGAATGTCCCGGGGTAG
- a CDS encoding PHP-associated domain-containing protein produces the protein MSTVLDLHSHSEASEDSRAPLEAYLNWLKLRRAERPVDGIVLTEHRQFDKTADYRALEDKFGVMVLKASEVETEYGHVLVFGVTDEMTRRFDFADVRLPAQVLIDEVARMGGVAVPCHPGRPNVGLCEHYTKRPPLENVVAVEVLNGGSRKGEDERSEALVRQYGYRAIGGSDSHLVSLIGLCATRFAADVRSITDLVRELRTGAYEPVDFRPRRKPVPHAVPVATPAAPATPAGTTKPAPAGSAEVK, from the coding sequence TTGAGCACTGTTCTCGATCTCCATAGTCATAGCGAAGCCTCTGAAGACAGTCGCGCGCCGCTCGAAGCCTATCTCAACTGGCTCAAGCTGCGCCGCGCCGAACGCCCGGTTGACGGCATCGTCCTGACCGAGCATCGCCAGTTCGACAAAACCGCGGATTATCGCGCGCTCGAAGACAAATTCGGCGTGATGGTGCTCAAGGCCTCGGAGGTTGAAACCGAGTACGGCCACGTGCTGGTCTTCGGCGTCACCGACGAGATGACCCGGCGCTTTGATTTCGCCGACGTCCGCTTGCCGGCACAGGTGTTGATCGACGAGGTCGCGCGGATGGGTGGTGTCGCCGTGCCGTGTCACCCCGGGCGTCCCAACGTCGGGCTTTGTGAGCATTACACGAAGCGGCCGCCGCTCGAAAATGTAGTCGCCGTCGAGGTTCTCAACGGCGGTTCGCGCAAGGGCGAAGATGAACGCAGCGAGGCCCTGGTGCGGCAATATGGCTATCGTGCGATCGGCGGCTCGGATAGCCATCTGGTGAGCCTCATCGGACTCTGCGCGACGCGCTTCGCCGCCGACGTGCGCTCGATCACAGACCTGGTCCGCGAACTGCGCACTGGCGCCTACGAGCCGGTCGATTTCCGCCCGCGCCGCAAACCCGTCCCGCACGCGGTACCGGTCGCGACGCCGGCCGCCCCAGCGACGCCGGCTGGAACCACCAAACCGGCGCCAGCCGGAAGCGCTGAGGTTAAGTGA
- a CDS encoding MaoC family dehydratase N-terminal domain-containing protein, protein MAVEYDPALIGRVFETTDPQPVDAATVRAFTAAIGDQNPLYNDEVAAKNGPYGGLTAPPAFAVSFRNGRHFFEHVPRFGRQGFDAGKDVEFVAPIRPGDAITLSSHVKEIYEKTGRSGSMVFVVIRSTLTNQRNEVVAHIDHRFMNRP, encoded by the coding sequence ATGGCAGTCGAGTACGATCCCGCGCTGATCGGGCGGGTGTTCGAAACCACCGACCCGCAGCCCGTCGACGCCGCCACGGTGCGCGCCTTCACCGCGGCGATCGGCGATCAGAATCCGCTGTACAACGATGAAGTGGCTGCGAAGAACGGCCCCTACGGTGGGCTGACGGCGCCGCCCGCCTTCGCGGTGAGTTTCCGCAACGGCCGCCATTTCTTCGAGCACGTCCCGCGCTTCGGACGCCAGGGCTTCGACGCCGGCAAGGATGTCGAATTCGTCGCGCCGATTCGCCCCGGCGACGCCATCACGCTGAGCTCGCACGTCAAAGAAATTTACGAAAAAACCGGACGGAGCGGCTCGATGGTCTTCGTCGTCATCCGTTCGACCCTCACCAACCAACGCAACGAAGTGGTCGCCCATATCGATCATCGCTTCATGAACCGGCCCTGA
- a CDS encoding MaoC/PaaZ C-terminal domain-containing protein, producing the protein MPQMLYTDVVIGSELGPSEMHLSKDQVRAYARAMGMWVPRFTDDEAARKEGLPGMITPGNMSLAILSKLVTDWIDAGDAKMIRLGTTYRQPVIPDHTISLHGFVTHKNDADRTVEIDVWLENEEAERLVIGTATVQFPS; encoded by the coding sequence ATGCCTCAAATGCTTTACACGGATGTCGTTATCGGCAGTGAACTCGGCCCCTCCGAGATGCATCTCAGCAAGGACCAGGTGCGCGCCTACGCCCGCGCGATGGGCATGTGGGTGCCGCGCTTCACCGACGACGAAGCCGCGCGCAAAGAGGGGCTACCCGGGATGATCACGCCCGGCAACATGAGCCTCGCCATCCTGAGCAAGCTGGTCACCGACTGGATCGACGCGGGCGACGCCAAGATGATTCGTCTCGGCACGACCTATCGCCAGCCCGTGATTCCCGACCACACCATCTCGCTGCATGGCTTCGTCACGCACAAGAACGACGCCGACCGCACCGTCGAGATTGACGTCTGGCTCGAGAACGAAGAGGCCGAGCGTCTGGTCATCGGCACCGCCACCGTCCAATTCCCGTCGTAG
- a CDS encoding toll/interleukin-1 receptor domain-containing protein — protein MSIARSLAEGQDRQIFDEQAMQIARKRLAAESSKRHHFFRAELQCVQSGLIQVVADICAKEIEDATDRLWEIVRDLLREVQDLSSPEAFRILSGQIDELWVHCSYVPQSQFEAICQRDGVSSSVKNATHFYDRSVGAHMRLQSQVEEFCRSASIRKPTDTVPSNHGRSTKVFLSHAASDEHMALLLKSEIERRVPGVKVFCSSDPADLAPGTKWSPEIQQALQHSALLIFVASDRGLARPWVWFECGTFWFTKKSIMPLCLGGVRKNTLRRPLSELQAVNGDEASDLKMAFDVVASITNSIVSDSSNLDRLSEKLKELDHDAAPSFERGVRLARGRVEREISRV, from the coding sequence GTGTCAATTGCGCGGTCCTTAGCGGAAGGGCAGGATCGGCAGATCTTCGACGAGCAAGCAATGCAGATCGCCCGAAAACGACTAGCTGCGGAGTCGTCTAAGCGCCACCATTTCTTCCGGGCCGAACTGCAATGCGTCCAGTCGGGGCTCATCCAAGTGGTTGCAGACATATGCGCGAAAGAGATCGAAGACGCGACTGACCGACTTTGGGAAATTGTCCGCGACCTATTGCGGGAAGTCCAGGACTTATCTTCACCCGAAGCGTTCAGGATCCTCAGTGGTCAAATTGATGAGCTTTGGGTTCACTGCTCATACGTTCCGCAGAGTCAGTTTGAAGCGATTTGCCAGCGCGACGGCGTCAGTTCGTCGGTGAAAAACGCGACCCATTTTTACGATCGAAGTGTCGGCGCGCACATGCGACTCCAGTCCCAAGTCGAGGAATTCTGCCGCTCGGCGAGCATCCGCAAACCGACCGATACTGTTCCAAGTAATCACGGCCGCAGTACTAAAGTGTTTCTGAGCCATGCCGCGTCCGACGAACACATGGCATTGCTATTGAAATCGGAGATCGAGCGGCGCGTACCGGGTGTCAAAGTATTCTGTTCAAGTGATCCTGCGGACTTGGCTCCGGGCACCAAATGGTCCCCCGAGATTCAGCAAGCCCTGCAGCACTCGGCTCTCCTCATTTTTGTTGCGTCAGATCGTGGCCTCGCGAGGCCGTGGGTTTGGTTTGAGTGCGGAACATTTTGGTTTACCAAAAAGAGCATAATGCCGCTTTGCCTTGGTGGAGTTCGGAAGAATACCCTCCGCCGACCTCTATCGGAGTTGCAGGCTGTCAATGGCGACGAAGCCAGCGACTTGAAGATGGCTTTTGATGTGGTTGCCTCGATCACGAATTCGATCGTTTCTGACAGCTCTAATCTAGACAGGCTTTCCGAAAAGCTGAAGGAGCTAGATCACGATGCCGCACCGTCGTTCGAGCGAGGCGTCCGGCTGGCTCGGGGTCGAGTGGAAAGAGAGATTTCTCGCGTATGA
- a CDS encoding amidohydrolase family protein yields the protein MQYDLIIRNGTVIDGSGLPRFRADVGVTGGKIAAIGRIRDQAHEVIDADGQIVAPGFIDAHTHMDAQVFWDPIGTSSCFHGITSVVMGNCGFSLAPCGEKDKLLVMRNLERAEDISPEAMQAGIKWSWTTFAEYLDAVDRLPKGINYAAYMGHSALRTYVMGERAFEEEATPEDLALMKTEMRRAITAGAVGFTTSRTRNHQTPDGHPVASRIANWSEVRELVGVMGELNAGIFEIAGEDTGVEGDRLDDYLVRLKSLAVDTGVPVTFGMFSTRRAPDYWRNYFRLADETAAEGGRMFIQVHSRSLNVLLSFETTMPFDKLPLWRELRKRPLAEQEAALRDPATRAKLVAASHERIEGRPVGPEARNANYKWLFPLDRATPPYRSIAEIAETSGKDPVDVLIDLALDKHLKQFFLQTLINENQDHVLEMMRHPRSVVTFSDSGAHVSQIMDSSLQTHVLSHWVREKQALTLEQAVRMLSFVPAYHWGLGGRGLLREGYNADVVVFDPERVTPMLPELTYDLPAGARRLKQKAEGVMATVVNGQVLLRNNEHTGALPGKLLRGPLAHSA from the coding sequence ATGCAATATGATCTGATTATTCGCAATGGCACCGTGATCGATGGCTCCGGACTGCCGCGCTTCCGCGCCGACGTGGGAGTGACGGGCGGGAAGATCGCCGCGATCGGCCGGATTCGCGATCAGGCGCACGAGGTGATCGACGCCGACGGCCAGATCGTCGCGCCCGGCTTTATCGACGCGCACACCCATATGGACGCCCAGGTCTTCTGGGATCCGATCGGCACCAGCTCCTGCTTCCACGGCATCACCTCGGTCGTGATGGGCAACTGCGGCTTCTCGCTCGCCCCCTGCGGTGAAAAAGACAAGCTGCTCGTGATGCGCAATCTCGAGCGCGCCGAGGACATCTCGCCCGAGGCGATGCAGGCGGGCATCAAGTGGTCGTGGACCACCTTTGCCGAATATCTTGACGCCGTTGACAGGCTGCCCAAGGGCATCAACTACGCCGCTTACATGGGCCACTCGGCGCTGCGGACTTATGTGATGGGCGAGCGGGCTTTCGAAGAGGAAGCGACACCGGAAGACCTGGCCTTGATGAAGACGGAGATGCGCCGTGCGATCACCGCCGGCGCCGTCGGCTTTACGACCTCGCGCACGCGCAACCATCAGACCCCCGACGGCCATCCGGTCGCGAGCCGGATCGCCAACTGGAGCGAGGTCCGCGAGCTGGTCGGCGTGATGGGCGAACTCAACGCCGGCATTTTCGAGATCGCCGGTGAGGATACGGGCGTCGAGGGCGATCGTCTCGACGACTACCTGGTGCGGCTCAAGTCACTCGCCGTCGATACCGGGGTTCCCGTCACGTTCGGCATGTTCAGCACGCGGCGCGCACCCGATTACTGGCGCAACTATTTCCGCCTCGCCGACGAGACCGCCGCAGAAGGCGGCCGGATGTTCATCCAGGTGCATAGCCGCTCGCTCAACGTCCTGCTCTCGTTTGAGACCACGATGCCGTTTGACAAGCTGCCGTTGTGGCGCGAGTTGCGCAAGCGGCCGCTCGCCGAGCAGGAAGCCGCGCTGCGCGATCCAGCGACGCGGGCCAAGCTGGTGGCTGCCAGCCACGAACGGATCGAAGGCCGTCCGGTCGGCCCGGAAGCGCGCAACGCCAATTACAAGTGGCTCTTCCCGCTCGACCGCGCCACTCCGCCCTATCGCTCGATCGCGGAAATCGCGGAAACCTCGGGCAAGGATCCGGTGGACGTGCTGATCGATCTCGCGCTCGACAAGCACCTCAAGCAGTTCTTTCTGCAGACCCTGATCAACGAGAATCAGGATCATGTGCTCGAGATGATGCGTCATCCGCGCTCGGTAGTGACCTTCTCCGACTCGGGTGCGCACGTTTCACAGATCATGGATTCGTCGCTGCAGACCCACGTGTTGAGCCACTGGGTGCGCGAGAAGCAGGCCCTGACGCTCGAGCAGGCGGTCCGCATGTTGAGCTTCGTCCCGGCCTATCATTGGGGACTGGGCGGCCGCGGCCTCTTGCGCGAAGGCTACAACGCGGATGTCGTGGTCTTCGATCCCGAGCGCGTCACGCCGATGCTGCCGGAGCTCACGTACGATCTGCCGGCGGGTGCTCGCCGTCTCAAGCAGAAGGCCGAGGGCGTCATGGCCACGGTGGTGAACGGCCAAGTTCTCCTGCGCAACAACGAGCACACGGGCGCGTTACCCGGCAAACTGCTACGCGGCCCACTCGCTCATAGCGCATAG
- a CDS encoding manganese efflux pump, translating to MEIHDNLIALGKVFVVALAVGLDVLAVAVGVGVTRPGLRAGVRMGLAFAGAEIAMQLIGYEIGAQAGQWLGAIAAYTGFALLAVVGLLMLRNALRASSEAAFDATSGGGLLMIALSISLDSLAVGIALPAAGISIFPLMITVSITTTVFTLIGLAFGARLGERYEHGAEGLAGAILILLAIFFVVERATG from the coding sequence GGCCTCGATGTGCTCGCGGTCGCCGTCGGCGTCGGCGTGACGCGGCCAGGTCTGCGCGCGGGCGTAAGGATGGGCCTGGCTTTTGCCGGCGCCGAAATCGCGATGCAGCTGATCGGCTACGAGATCGGCGCCCAGGCGGGACAATGGCTCGGCGCGATCGCCGCCTACACCGGCTTTGCCCTCCTCGCAGTTGTCGGCCTCCTGATGCTGCGAAATGCGCTGCGCGCGTCAAGCGAGGCAGCTTTCGACGCAACTTCCGGGGGCGGCCTTCTGATGATCGCGCTATCGATCAGTCTGGATTCGCTGGCCGTGGGTATTGCGCTTCCCGCTGCGGGAATTTCAATTTTTCCGCTCATGATAACCGTCTCGATCACCACCACCGTTTTCACCCTGATAGGCCTGGCATTCGGCGCGCGCCTCGGCGAGCGCTACGAGCATGGGGCGGAAGGGCTCGCCGGCGCGATCCTGATACTCCTCGCAATTTTTTTCGTCGTCGAACGCGCTACGGGTTAG